A region of Siniperca chuatsi isolate FFG_IHB_CAS linkage group LG23, ASM2008510v1, whole genome shotgun sequence DNA encodes the following proteins:
- the LOC122871035 gene encoding zinc finger protein RFP-like codes for MAIASCLLSEEQFLCSVCLDVFIEPVSTPCGHNFCSACIHKYWDSSDICQCPFCKRIFSPRPELQVNTVVSELAAEFKTLVQVKASTPDKQLAGTADVLCDICSEIKENAVKSCLMCLASFCEVHLEPHQRVASFKSHTLLDPVKNLDDRMCKSHNKITELYCRTDQVCICVLCFKTNHKSHNVVPLEEEYEAVMAKKDEAMASIQKMIQSRSEKIVEIENSVVVSQREAEKEKEASVQVFTDLIRSIQRSQAELVEVIEERYRATKQKAECFLKELKMEMAELESRSSQLEQLSQSEDHHHFLQSFPTLCSPLNKDWTNIGVPSDLSFEAVRGAVTLLKQRLGEIMEGLPEIKMKRMREHAVDLTLDPDTAFCSLVISQDGKQVILVDTKQNLPYNPKRFEMYSEVLAKEGFTTGKFYYEVQVTGKTEWIVGVVRESVDRKKDMALSVKNGAWVIGLDDGIYSAYTKSTVKITLKEKLQTVGIFVDYDKGVVSFYDVNSKSHIYSFTGALFTEKLYPYFCLQSNVNGTNSAPLIITPVPQTH; via the coding sequence ATGGCAATTGCCAGCTGTTTGCTGTCAGAGGAGCAATTCctgtgttctgtctgtctggatgTGTTCATTGAGCCAGTCTCAACGCCATGTGGACACAACTTCTGCAGTGCATGTATCCATAAGTATTGGGACAGCAGTGACATTTGCCAGTGTCCATTTTGCAAAAGGATATTTTCTCCAAGACCTGAACTCCAAGTCAACACTGTTGTGTCTGAATTAGCTGCTGAGTTTAAGACGTTAGTTCAAGTCAAAGCCTCAACTCCAGACAAACAACTTGCTGGAACAGCAGATGTTCTTTGTGATATCTGCTCTGAGATAAAGGAAAATGCTGTTAAATCGTGCCTGATGTGCCTTGCATCTTTCTGCGAAGTGCACCTTGAGCCACATCAGAGAGTTGCTAGTTTCAAGAGCCACACATTATTAGACCCTGTGAAGAATCTTGATGACAGAATGTGCAAGTCGCACAACAAGATAACAGAACTGTACTGCAGGACTGACCAggtctgtatttgtgtcttGTGTTTCAAAACCAATCACAAGAGTCACAATGTTGTCCCACTTGAGGAAGAATATGAAGCTGTAATGGCAAAAAAAGATGAGGCAATGGCAAGTATCCAAAAGATGATACAATCACGCTCCGAGAAGATAGTTGAAATTGAAAACTCAGTTGTTGTAAGCCAGAGAGAagctgagaaagagaaagaagccaGTGTGCAGGTCTTCACTGACTTGATCCGCTCCATTCAGAGAAGCCAGGCCGAGCTTGTAGAGGTGATTGAGGAGAGGTACAGAGCAACAAAGCAAAAGGCTGAATGTTTTCTCAAAGAACTGAAGATGGAAATGGCTGAGCTTGAAAGCAGAAGCAGCCAGCTGGAGCAGCTGTCACAGTCTGAGGATCACCATCATTTTCTCCAGAGCTTCCCAACCTTGTGCTCTCCTTTAAACAAGGACTGGACCAACATTGGTGTTCCCAGTGATCTGTCTTTTGAGGCAGTGAGAGGTGCTGTGACTCTGCTGAAACAGAGACTTGGTGAAATAATGGAAGGGCTTCCtgagatcaaaatgaaaagGATGAGAGAACATGCAGTGGACTTGACTCTTGACCCTGACACAGCATTTTGCTCACTTGTCATAAGCCAGGATGGAAAACAAGTGATACTTGTAGACACCAAACAGAATCTTCCCTACAATCCAAAGAgatttgaaatgtattcagaGGTTTTGGCAAAGGAGGGGTTCACAACAGGGAAGTTTTACTATGAGGTGCAAGTGACAGGAAAGACTGAGTGGATTGTTGGAGTGGTCAGAGAGTCAGTTGATAGAAAGAAGGACATGGCTCTGTCGGTTAAAAATGGTGCCTGGGTCATTGGTCTTGATGACGGTATATATAGTGCATATACAAAATCAACAGTTAAAATaacactgaaagaaaaactTCAGACGGTGGGCATCTTTGTGGACTATGATAAGGGAGTGGTTTCTTTCTATGATGTGAATTCTAAATCACATATCTATTCTTTCACTGGTGCCCTCTTTACAGAGAAACTTTACCCATACTTCTGCCTTCAAAGCAACGTGAATGGAACAAACTCTGCCCCTCTCATTATAACCCCTGTACCTCAAACACACTGA